Within the Malus sylvestris chromosome 4, drMalSylv7.2, whole genome shotgun sequence genome, the region TGCAGAATTAGCATGGTTCTTTACTCATTAATCTTTGTTGCATGGTTCTAGTAGGCTAGTTTCCACACTACACCTAGTCACATTCATGGATTTATATTGTTGAGTCATTTGAATTTTGTTACCGTGGATGGCCGTATGTCAACTAATGGCACGAGGATTATCACGTCTTTTGTGTGAATTCGTGTGGCATTAGTCGACAAAGTGCCAATATCAGTGAAAAATGATATGCCTCGTATATATCCTTTGAAGTCTCAATTGCGTTGTGATCATCCCAGTCTAGAATCGAACTTCCTAAGTATATTAGTTCAACGCAAGTCGTGGTCGTATTCTTCATGGTCATGGATCATGACCTAGATGATGATTATCATCAAAGGTTTACAAATCATCTTTCATTGCGACATGAACAGGAGGATTCTCAGTTACAAGAGGAACTGGAAGCTATAGATCACAAGGGGGCAATAATGGTGGTCACGGAGTAACAAGATTAAAGTCGCAGTTGAGCTTCACTGGGCAAGATTCTCTTTCtcaaatctctgaagtaagtgAAATTGCTGGTGAAGGTGTTAGCTCTGACAACGGCCACCATAGTGCCATGCATTCTTATCCCGCCACTAGCTTTGGGATGGAATCCTGGGATAATACCAATTCGATTGTCTTTTCAGCTCCACCAAGTAAACGAGCTAAAAACATGGATGGGGACATATTTAACTGCCTCAATGCTTTAGAATCTCAGGTACcttaaaattcaaaatccaTTTCACGTGCATGGTTCTTAGAGTCGCAATTTTTCTGTTTAATACTTGTTTCGTTGTCCATTTCAGTTTAGCCTTCCCCAGACATCTTTAGAAATGGCAACAGTAGAGAAGCTACTGCACATCCCTGAAGATTCTGTTCCTTGCAAAATCCGTGCTAAGCGTGGCTGTGCAACTCATCCCAGAAGCATTGCAGAGAGGGTTAGCAACTCATCCCTAAAGATTATGTTCGGGTAtgttgtttatgtttatttaaaTATGTCCTCCTGACTTGTAAATTTCGTTTATACAGGAGAGAAGAACTAGAATAAGCGGGAAGTTAAAGAAACTACAAGACCTTGTTCCTAACATGGATAAGGTAGTAATCGATGGCTTTTTTAAACCTGTATTACTGAATTTTACTGAAAATATCtgcattttgacttgaaccagAAGCGTTTTTAGTTAGTGTATCTTTTCCTTAAAGAACTTGTATAGATGCATAATGGGGGGAAAACCTACGTAAAACTGTACACAAAGTCTCTTTAAGATGGTATTTATAACATCCTATCCCTTGATTACTTAAAAAACTATTTACTTTTCGACCTCCTATCCTTGAAAACTCGCCGTCAGGTGACTACCTAAACAAAAAGATTAGGTACAAACTCaatgaaacataacattcaAACAGGACAAATAAAACATAATCCCAAATAGGCTTGGAAAGCCTTTTAAATGCTCCTCATCAAACTTAGAAGTAGAAAAAACTGTAAACTAGTTTTCTTTATCTGCTCGTTTCAGATACATAGTTTTGTAAATGTTTATTTAACGTGAATATGAAAGCATCCTATGACGTTTAATCCTAAGATAGCTCCCAACGGAATTGCCATGTGTGCCAACCATTTTGCTTTAACATTTGATGCACGAGTAACTCTATTATTCAACCTTTTCGTTTAGGAGACCCGTGTATTCTCCAGCCTTCATGTTCATACGCACATTGCTGTACTGAGCATTGACTACAAACTTTTATGATGCGCGATTACAAAACCTATGAACAAGCTATAAACATTTCTCCCAATTTCATTTCAGCAAACAAGCTATGCGGACATGTTGGATTTGGCTGTGCAACATATCAAAGGccttcaaaatcaaatccagGTTTGTGAAGTGTTAATCCGTAACTTCAATACTTAATACTTATTGCATGTGCAAACTTTTTACATACACGACATGAATgtgcttttggtttttcaaatggTTATTGGTCAATCTCAACAATACGCTCACTCCAGAACTGTCGCATGCACTGCAATTGTTCTTTACCTTTTGTTTTACGATTGTGATTTACATACATTGAATAACGATGTTATTGAGTCCGGAATTTCAAAAGAATGTTTCAGATTATACTTTCAGCTCTTAGTTCAGAAATCGTAAAACTATGGAAAATTTTAACACCctctttcttatttattttcccTTTAAATTGTACCGAAAACTGTTTTATTAAGCTCTGCCGAATGAGGGTAATTAGTTGCTAGATTGCACCTTCCTGGATAGATTTTGTCTAAAATTGAGCAAAAAAGATGAATGACCATTTATTGTTTAACTTTCACGGCTGAATGTATACGATTATAACAATTTACTGCTTCTTCCTCAAATTTCATCTTACAagatttgttttcattttccgCTATTCACAGGATCTTCATAATGATCTCGATAATTGCACTTGCGGCTGCAAACCAACTGCGAAATGATCCCGAATGATGATGAAGCAAGCAAGCGACCACAGAGGTCCAAACTCTAAGGGTGTCCAAAGAAGGTAGGACCAACCGAAGATAGACTAACTTTGTTGTATTACTTGCAGGTTAGACTTCATATTTATGAGTAGAGAACTTGATCGTTCAAACGTTTGGGACGGAAACTGTCCTTTCATGTTTTGCAGTGGTTCAAATCTCCACGTGTTTTTCGAAATATTTTGTATATACGATGAATCTGCATTGTTTCCTAACTCATCAAGAAATCGTCTTTGTTTCTTTCGTTGAATGAATATTGTGTATTTTGCAGTTCATTTATCAGTTTCTTGGTTTTTATATTCCGTAAAGTTTTGATTTTATCGGCGGGGTGCCGAAAACCAATTCCAATTGCGGATTTGTTGCTGCAACCGCTCGGATAGAGTAAGGCTTGTTTGGAAgtgattttaaaatgactaaaaatgcttttagaaaaaaatgttttttagttccaaaagcacttcttgcaaaaagcacttcaagtggtTTTTAACGCTTTGCTTGCCTTTTTACTAATGAGAGACTGGAAATTCAAGCACACAGAAAGATTTGATAAGTTAATGTCCCTGCTTGACAAGAGAAAAATGCTCTTTCCAAAGTTAAACATAAAAGCCGGTCCTCTGGAAACATTCAAACCATATCTAATACTCGAAACAAAAATGGCACAGCCAAAAGAAAAGAGTAATCCGGCATCTTctaaacaaaacccagaaaccaatTTCCTCGTTGCATCACGGTTTCTTGCATCCCCTTAACGGTTGGCCTTTGCAACTCTTTCGATCTCATCCTTCTTCTTGATTGCATAACTGCGCAGAAAAACAGCACCAATTGTCAGAATAGAAACGATAAAATCACGGGAAAGAAATGGAAACAGACTACATAACA harbors:
- the LOC126620145 gene encoding transcription factor bHLH128, with protein sequence MYPTNSSSSPQKPMAPRPSTTGLTRYGSAPGSLLNSAVDSVMGAAADREFSSLRPQHLRGHYFSGDGGGDSPSLTGSESSFKVNSSNGSHRDTSTTKPLLQSHGLNEIGSSNSSSCSSTSSAALVRQRSSPAGFFSHLTAPENNGGFSVTRGTGSYRSQGGNNGGHGVTRLKSQLSFTGQDSLSQISEVSEIAGEGVSSDNGHHSAMHSYPATSFGMESWDNTNSIVFSAPPSKRAKNMDGDIFNCLNALESQFSLPQTSLEMATVEKLLHIPEDSVPCKIRAKRGCATHPRSIAERERRTRISGKLKKLQDLVPNMDKQTSYADMLDLAVQHIKGLQNQIQDLHNDLDNCTCGCKPTAK